In Streptomyces sp. NBC_00414, a single window of DNA contains:
- a CDS encoding L-aspartate oxidase has translation MVLVIGTGGAGLRAAIELAESGTDVLAVGKRPKEDAHTALAAGGINAALATMDPEDSWQQHAADTLKESYLLADPRTTELVTRGAALGIDDLERYGMAFAREEDGRISQRFFGAHKFRRTAFAGDYTGLEIQRTLIRRAGQLKIPMLDSVYITRLLVHDGAVFGAYGFDLTDGQRYVIHADAVILAAGGHTRIWRRTSSRRDENTGDSFRLAVDAGARLRDPELVQFHPSGIIEPENAAGTLVSEAARGEGGVLRNALGERFMSRYDPARMELSTRDRVALASYTEIKEGRGTPKGGVWLDVSHLSRRTIMERLPRVYQTLLDLQMLDITREPIEIAPTAHYSMGGVWVRHDDHSTDVRGLYAIGEASSGLHGANRLGGNSLIELLVFGRITGQAAAAYSRELTAQPRSAAAVARARAEIDDLLAADGPENVRALQRAIRNTMTEHAGVVRDEAGLTAGLAELDAIEKRMEDVGVHPDIAGFQDLAHAFDLKSAALAARATLEAALERRETRGCHNRSDHPDSDPALRVNLVWSPSTGVTRESIAPVPDEIAALMEDVSIDGKLVE, from the coding sequence ATGGTGCTGGTGATCGGTACGGGCGGGGCCGGACTGCGGGCGGCGATCGAGCTGGCCGAGTCGGGCACGGACGTCCTGGCCGTCGGCAAGCGTCCCAAGGAGGACGCGCACACGGCCCTGGCCGCCGGGGGCATCAACGCCGCCCTGGCGACCATGGACCCCGAGGACAGTTGGCAGCAGCACGCCGCGGACACGCTCAAGGAGAGTTACCTGCTGGCCGATCCCCGTACCACCGAGCTCGTCACCCGGGGCGCGGCCCTGGGGATCGATGACCTGGAGCGCTACGGCATGGCCTTCGCGAGGGAGGAGGACGGCCGGATCTCCCAGCGTTTCTTCGGCGCGCACAAGTTCCGGCGCACCGCCTTCGCCGGTGACTACACGGGCCTGGAGATCCAGCGCACGCTGATCAGGCGGGCCGGCCAGCTGAAGATCCCCATGCTCGACAGCGTGTACATCACCAGGCTCCTGGTGCACGACGGCGCCGTGTTCGGGGCCTACGGCTTCGACCTGACCGACGGACAGCGTTACGTCATCCACGCGGACGCCGTCATCCTCGCGGCGGGTGGCCACACCCGTATCTGGCGGCGGACGTCCTCGCGGCGCGATGAGAACACCGGTGACTCGTTCCGGCTGGCCGTGGACGCCGGTGCCAGGCTGCGCGACCCGGAGCTGGTGCAGTTTCACCCGTCGGGGATCATCGAGCCGGAGAACGCGGCCGGCACGCTCGTCAGCGAGGCCGCGCGGGGCGAGGGCGGCGTCCTGCGCAACGCACTCGGTGAACGGTTCATGAGCCGCTACGACCCCGCGCGCATGGAGCTCTCCACCCGCGACCGCGTCGCCCTCGCCTCGTACACCGAGATCAAGGAAGGGCGTGGCACGCCCAAGGGCGGCGTGTGGCTGGACGTCTCGCATCTCTCCCGGCGGACGATCATGGAGCGGCTGCCGCGGGTCTACCAGACGCTGCTGGACCTGCAGATGCTGGACATCACCCGCGAACCGATCGAGATCGCGCCCACCGCGCACTACTCGATGGGCGGGGTCTGGGTCAGGCACGACGACCACAGCACCGACGTGCGCGGCCTGTACGCCATCGGAGAGGCGTCGAGCGGCCTGCACGGCGCCAACCGGCTCGGCGGCAACAGTCTCATCGAACTGCTGGTCTTCGGCCGCATCACGGGACAGGCGGCGGCCGCCTACTCCCGGGAACTGACCGCGCAGCCGCGCTCCGCGGCAGCGGTGGCACGGGCGCGCGCCGAGATCGACGACCTGCTCGCGGCGGACGGGCCGGAGAACGTACGCGCCCTGCAGCGCGCCATCCGCAACACCATGACCGAGCACGCGGGTGTCGTACGCGACGAGGCGGGGCTGACCGCCGGGCTGGCCGAACTCGACGCGATCGAGAAGCGGATGGAGGACGTCGGCGTCCATCCCGACATCGCCGGTTTCCAGGACCTCGCGCACGCCTTCGACCTCAAGTCCGCGGCCCTCGCGGCCCGGGCCACCCTCGAGGCGGCGCTCGAACGCCGGGAGACCCGCGGCTGCCACAACCGCAGCGACCACCCGGACTCGGATCCCGCGCTGCGGGTCAACCTCGTGTGGTCGCCGAGCACGGGCGTCACCCGCGAGAGCATCGCGCCCGTGCCGGACGAGATCGCCGCTCTCATGGAAGACGTGTCCATCGACGGAAAGCTTGTGGAATAG
- the qcrB gene encoding cytochrome bc1 complex cytochrome b subunit, whose protein sequence is MSRKDRPVEAGGPTEQAQAAGAAEPRRGRTGEKVADWADARLGHRTLAHVTLRRAVPDHWSYMLGQICLYSFLVLVVTGVYLTFYFHPSSEQVVYRGSHEPLRGLLVSEAFDSTMHISFDVRGGLLIRQAHHWAALIFVAALFANMLRLFFTGAFRKPREINWVLGFLLLILAMFGGLTGYDLPDDLLSGTGLAVVNGTILSVPIVGTYLSMFLFGGEFPGNDLVARFNTIHVLVLPALIAALFVARAALSVRHRPAQHAGPGRTNENVVGIPLKVYAVKSAGYFFLVSGFIFFIAAFVQINPVWDYGPYRPDQVSAGSQPDWYMGVADGLLRVMPGWELDFWGHTLALDNLVPLLVGVGLFLAMGAYPFIEAWATGDDREQHLLDRPRNRPVRTALGASWLSVYLVALIGAANDIIAIRLHVSVDDVTWAVRVGLFVVPLIVYFVTKRWALGLQLRDRDKVLHGRETGVVKRLPNGEFVEVHEPLSQEELHVLTAHEQYAPLAVVPAARAVYGTPVPAPERAQRLRIGISRALHGAGAQVRKPTAREYTEITGRHVPDGDGSQKWDGEQPPS, encoded by the coding sequence ATGAGCCGCAAGGACCGACCGGTCGAAGCAGGTGGGCCTACCGAACAGGCGCAAGCAGCCGGGGCGGCGGAACCTCGGCGGGGTCGTACGGGCGAGAAGGTCGCCGACTGGGCGGACGCCCGGCTGGGACACCGCACTCTGGCGCACGTCACGCTGCGCAGGGCTGTCCCGGACCATTGGTCGTACATGCTCGGGCAGATCTGTCTCTACAGCTTCCTCGTCCTCGTCGTCACAGGCGTCTACCTGACCTTCTACTTCCATCCGTCGTCGGAGCAGGTGGTCTACCGGGGCAGCCACGAGCCGCTGCGCGGACTACTGGTGTCCGAGGCGTTCGACTCGACGATGCACATCTCCTTCGACGTCCGTGGCGGCCTGCTCATCCGCCAGGCGCACCACTGGGCGGCTCTCATCTTCGTGGCCGCCCTGTTCGCCAACATGCTGCGCCTCTTCTTCACCGGTGCCTTCCGCAAGCCCCGCGAGATCAACTGGGTGCTCGGCTTCCTGCTGCTGATCCTGGCGATGTTCGGCGGACTGACCGGATACGACCTGCCGGACGACCTCCTGTCCGGAACCGGACTCGCGGTGGTCAACGGAACGATCCTCTCCGTGCCGATCGTCGGCACGTACCTCTCCATGTTCCTGTTCGGCGGAGAGTTCCCGGGGAACGACCTGGTGGCCCGATTCAACACCATCCACGTTCTGGTCCTCCCGGCCCTCATCGCCGCGCTGTTCGTCGCCCGTGCGGCACTGTCCGTCCGTCACCGGCCGGCGCAGCACGCCGGTCCCGGACGCACGAACGAGAACGTCGTGGGCATTCCGCTCAAGGTGTACGCGGTGAAGTCCGCAGGGTATTTCTTCCTGGTCTCGGGCTTCATCTTCTTCATCGCGGCGTTCGTGCAGATCAACCCCGTCTGGGACTACGGGCCCTACCGGCCGGACCAGGTCTCGGCGGGCTCACAACCCGACTGGTACATGGGCGTGGCCGACGGTCTCCTGCGTGTGATGCCCGGCTGGGAGCTCGACTTCTGGGGCCACACCCTCGCCCTCGACAACCTCGTCCCGCTGCTCGTGGGCGTCGGCCTCTTCCTCGCCATGGGTGCCTATCCGTTCATCGAGGCATGGGCGACCGGCGACGACCGTGAACAGCACCTGCTGGACAGGCCGCGCAACAGGCCCGTGCGCACCGCGCTCGGCGCGTCATGGCTGAGCGTGTACCTGGTCGCGCTGATCGGCGCCGCGAACGACATCATCGCCATTCGGCTGCACGTCTCGGTCGATGACGTGACGTGGGCGGTCCGCGTCGGCCTCTTCGTCGTCCCCCTCATCGTCTACTTCGTCACGAAACGGTGGGCCCTGGGCCTCCAGCTGCGCGACCGCGACAAGGTATTGCACGGTCGTGAGACGGGCGTCGTCAAGCGCCTGCCGAACGGCGAGTTCGTGGAAGTGCACGAGCCGCTCAGCCAGGAGGAGCTGCACGTGCTCACGGCACACGAGCAGTACGCGCCGCTCGCCGTGGTGCCGGCGGCCAGGGCCGTGTACGGCACACCCGTGCCCGCGCCCGAGCGCGCCCAGCGCCTGCGGATCGGGATCAGCCGGGCCCTCCACGGCGCCGGCGCGCAGGTCCGCAAGCCCACCGCCCGTGAATACACGGAGATCACCGGCAGGCATGTGCCTGACGGTGACGGTTCACAGAAGTGGGACGGCGAGCAGCCCCCTTCCTGA
- a CDS encoding RNA polymerase subunit sigma — translation MDHDGAVPVAELLDERRQLLDIAYWVTGDSGAAEEVVAETYRRWYALSAPERRCVTAPRAWLVRVGGAICLSRPTLPGPRDGHCEGTGTPGTTPGRRGASAKEVGAVSPAALDRPSPAERTALVCDDALGTVPGTVAEGVGRTLPERTEPAESADRARESLPIRRSRPTTAERHDTVVRAVRQACVTEDPASLASLLAPDAIALFDGGGKVRALTEPVHGNERIARSLLTLLARRPRTTLHTHSVNGRTGLVVRYDDQVAAVIGLDVAGHQAVQVWVVLNPDKLRSWNQQDTTGRR, via the coding sequence ATGGATCACGATGGTGCGGTGCCGGTCGCGGAGCTGCTCGACGAGCGACGGCAGCTGCTGGACATCGCGTACTGGGTGACGGGTGACAGCGGGGCGGCCGAGGAAGTCGTCGCGGAGACCTACCGGCGCTGGTACGCCCTGTCCGCGCCGGAGCGGAGGTGCGTCACGGCACCCCGCGCCTGGCTCGTGCGGGTCGGCGGCGCCATCTGCCTGTCCCGTCCGACGCTGCCGGGGCCGCGGGACGGGCACTGCGAAGGTACCGGTACGCCAGGTACGACCCCCGGGCGGCGCGGGGCGTCGGCGAAGGAGGTCGGTGCCGTGTCGCCGGCCGCGCTGGACCGTCCGAGTCCCGCCGAGCGGACCGCGCTCGTGTGCGACGACGCCCTCGGAACGGTCCCCGGCACGGTCGCGGAGGGCGTGGGGCGCACCCTCCCCGAGCGCACCGAACCGGCCGAGTCGGCCGACCGGGCTCGTGAGAGCCTCCCGATACGCCGCTCACGGCCCACCACCGCGGAGCGGCACGACACCGTGGTCCGGGCCGTCCGACAGGCCTGCGTCACGGAGGACCCGGCGTCCCTGGCGTCCCTGCTGGCGCCCGACGCCATCGCGCTCTTCGACGGCGGCGGCAAGGTCCGCGCGCTGACCGAACCCGTCCACGGCAACGAGCGGATCGCCCGCAGCCTGCTGACGCTCCTCGCCCGGCGTCCCCGCACCACGCTGCACACCCATTCCGTCAACGGCCGCACCGGACTCGTCGTCCGCTACGACGACCAGGTGGCCGCGGTGATCGGCCTCGACGTCGCGGGCCACCAGGCCGTTCAGGTCTGGGTCGTCCTCAACCCCGACAAACTTCGCTCGTGGAATCAGCAGGACACCACCGGACGTCGTTGA
- a CDS encoding glycoside hydrolase family 43 protein, translating to MRARPVSALVTALFALLVGLICAPQAPATTSPTAAAAASGTFRNPLNTGPDPFMTYANGAYHLTTTQGGSIRMWRSPSLGTLLDAEPITVWTDTDASRNQHIWAAEFYRFDSRWYMYYTADDGVDDHHRLYVLESAGDDPAGPYHFKAKPTPPNHTNDFAIDPGILQHNGRLYLAYSGINAYQHNGLNIAPMSNPYTVSGNAVALNGAGGCPEVREGPEFLYRNGRTWMTYSTCDTGKPDYQVWEMSLPGGADPLVAGNWTQRSGPVFARNDARGVFGPGHHAFFRSPDGTEDWIIYHAKTTSDLTYSNRTTRAQKIGWRADGGPDLGTPLALGATQNLPSGDPGSGNHWINDDGRSSGNATVTYQGSWNSGTGCAAQCFWGDDHWSDRAGSTATFTFTGTRIALLSVKDTGNGIAGIRVDGGAEQRVDFHGAIRTGETLQYLSPRLPYGAHTVQIRVTGERNSSAGAAFVSVDRAEVYTD from the coding sequence ATGCGTGCCCGGCCCGTCTCTGCTTTGGTCACCGCCCTGTTCGCCCTGCTGGTCGGCCTGATCTGCGCTCCGCAGGCCCCCGCCACGACCTCGCCGACCGCGGCCGCGGCTGCCTCGGGAACCTTCCGCAATCCGCTGAACACGGGGCCCGACCCGTTCATGACGTACGCGAACGGCGCCTACCACCTCACCACCACACAGGGCGGCAGCATCAGGATGTGGCGTTCCCCTTCGCTGGGAACCCTGCTCGACGCCGAACCGATCACCGTGTGGACGGATACCGACGCCTCGCGCAACCAGCACATCTGGGCAGCCGAGTTCTACCGCTTCGACAGCCGCTGGTACATGTACTACACGGCCGATGACGGCGTGGACGACCACCACCGGCTCTACGTCCTGGAGTCGGCCGGCGACGACCCGGCAGGGCCCTACCACTTCAAGGCGAAACCGACCCCGCCCAACCACACGAACGACTTCGCCATCGACCCCGGGATCCTCCAGCACAACGGCCGGCTCTATCTCGCCTACAGCGGCATCAACGCGTACCAGCACAACGGGCTGAACATCGCGCCCATGTCGAACCCGTACACCGTTTCGGGCAACGCCGTCGCGCTGAACGGGGCGGGAGGCTGCCCGGAGGTCCGTGAGGGCCCCGAGTTCCTGTATCGCAACGGCCGTACCTGGATGACCTACTCGACGTGCGACACCGGGAAGCCCGACTACCAGGTGTGGGAGATGTCCCTGCCGGGCGGCGCCGACCCGCTGGTGGCCGGCAACTGGACGCAGCGCAGTGGGCCCGTCTTCGCACGCAACGACGCCAGGGGCGTGTTCGGTCCCGGCCACCACGCCTTCTTCCGCTCCCCCGACGGGACGGAGGACTGGATCATCTACCACGCCAAGACCACGTCGGACCTCACCTACAGCAACCGCACGACGCGCGCCCAGAAGATCGGGTGGCGGGCCGACGGCGGCCCTGACCTCGGCACCCCGCTCGCCCTGGGCGCCACGCAGAACCTGCCCTCCGGTGATCCCGGGTCCGGCAACCACTGGATCAACGACGACGGCCGCTCCAGCGGCAACGCCACGGTGACGTACCAGGGTTCGTGGAACTCGGGCACCGGCTGTGCCGCGCAGTGCTTCTGGGGCGACGACCACTGGAGCGACCGGGCCGGCAGCACCGCGACGTTCACGTTCACGGGCACCAGGATCGCGCTGCTGTCCGTGAAGGACACCGGCAACGGCATAGCCGGCATCCGCGTCGACGGGGGCGCCGAACAGCGCGTCGACTTCCACGGCGCCATCCGGACCGGCGAGACGCTCCAGTACCTCAGCCCACGCCTGCCGTACGGCGCGCACACCGTGCAGATCCGGGTCACCGGGGAACGAAACTCCTCCGCCGGGGCGGCGTTCGTGAGCGTGGACCGCGCCGAGGTCTACACGGACTGA
- a CDS encoding SDR family oxidoreductase → MKVVVIGGTGLVGSKLVARLTEHGHEAVAAAPNTGVNTLTGEGLAEVLQGASVVVDVSNSPSFEDNDVMEFFRTSTTNLLKAETDAGVTHHVALSVVGTERLQEIGYFRAKQAQEKLIEDSGIPYSIVHATQFFEFMKGITASATEGDTVRLAPVRIQPIASDDVAAAVGRTAAGEPLNGVLEVAGPDAFQLDELVRKALAAKNDPRTVVADPKAPYFGAVLQETTLLPGADARIAETRFTDWVAQQR, encoded by the coding sequence ATGAAGGTCGTAGTAATCGGCGGAACAGGTCTTGTCGGTTCCAAGCTGGTCGCCAGGCTCACCGAACACGGTCACGAGGCGGTGGCCGCCGCTCCCAACACCGGCGTCAACACGTTGACCGGTGAGGGCCTGGCCGAGGTGTTGCAGGGTGCCTCTGTCGTGGTCGACGTCTCGAACTCCCCCTCGTTCGAGGACAACGACGTCATGGAGTTCTTCCGCACCTCCACCACCAATCTCCTGAAGGCGGAGACCGACGCCGGTGTGACCCACCATGTCGCGCTTTCCGTGGTCGGCACGGAGCGGCTCCAGGAGATCGGCTATTTCCGTGCCAAGCAGGCTCAGGAGAAGCTGATCGAGGACTCTGGAATTCCGTACTCCATCGTCCACGCGACGCAGTTCTTCGAATTCATGAAGGGCATCACCGCCTCGGCGACCGAGGGCGACACCGTGCGTCTCGCGCCCGTCAGGATCCAGCCGATCGCGTCCGACGATGTGGCCGCCGCCGTGGGCCGCACGGCCGCCGGCGAGCCCCTCAACGGTGTGCTGGAGGTCGCCGGACCCGACGCGTTCCAGCTGGACGAGCTCGTCCGCAAGGCGCTCGCCGCCAAGAACGATCCGCGCACGGTCGTCGCGGACCCGAAGGCCCCGTACTTCGGTGCCGTGCTCCAGGAGACGACCCTCCTTCCGGGCGCCGACGCGCGAATCGCCGAGACCCGCTTCACCGACTGGGTCGCCCAGCAGCGGTGA